A genomic region of Pararge aegeria chromosome 11, ilParAegt1.1, whole genome shotgun sequence contains the following coding sequences:
- the LOC120627377 gene encoding uncharacterized protein LOC120627377 → MVTIVLRQSKSRIKIENQGYFISSGSYTDFKKNFPDLVNEIFWNPNARFIIVVSDLTKMNLGKVFDLLLEYHVSNVLVMDGSEDPVLYTYNPFENYGCGQRYDRIIEYGKCSKSQENLYPPKLVTGLRNCTFKAILPHWPPYSINPAKSDGSKLPGIEEALLSEIGKLEHFQINFTYSDDGEEFSMIENGVNAVGPLYFLQKRKADMMLGGMILTHQRAKAFHYICEHLAYTDEIAYQVKTATAVASWKNTYLEFDGTVWTVFIFAFLVYFLIFIILVRPRDKGRIMLKMVGYLFLAGNIIRGNFFTRYLFIHWVLFAYIINVYYVSNLVSLTTNPLSNYQVSEEEDLAKFNMQPCVSPVIKGYLSSVKINDSIWKHQRDGCDNLLESINTVRQSDDLYTVVIRSLYKYNKFNFCDEWGDHEIYTFHKPLTKTIYAIYLYKGFPMLEQLNMQTLRMRENGLIERFLYLLYHERRDKYHFKTKKERYHVNVPWYILLFGYILSAVVFIMELIIKKFKNNKSFRLDIVPAIK, encoded by the coding sequence ATGGTTACAATAGTCTTGAGACAGTCAAAATCGAggattaaaattgaaaatcaaGGATATTTTATATCTTCAGGTAGCTACActgatttcaaaaaaaatttccCCGATCTAGTAAACGAAATCTTTTGGAATCCAAATGCACGATTCATAATCGTGGTTAGTGAtttaacaaaaatgaatttaggAAAAGTATTTGACCTTCTATTGGAATATCACGTTAGCAATGTTCTGGTCATGGACGGGAGTGAAGACCCCGTTCTGTATACGTACAATCCGTTCGAGAACTACGGATGTGGACAGCGCTACGACAGGATAATCGAGTACGGCAAATGTTCAAAGTCACAAGAGAACTTATACCCGCCAAAATTGGTAACGGGACTTAGAAACTGCACCTTCAAAGCCATCCTCCCCCACTGGCCTCCATACTCTATTAATCCCGCAAAAAGCGATGGCTCTAAATTGCCAGGAATCGAAGAGGCACTGTTAAGTGAAATCGGAAAATTAgaacactttcaaataaattttacttattcTGACGATGGCGAAGAATTTTCTATGATAGAAAACGGCGTGAACGCTGTTGGTCCTTTGTATTTCCTTCAAAAGCGAAAAGCAGATATGATGCTGGGGGGTATGATATTGACCCATCAGAGAGCCAAAGCATTTCACTACATCTGTGAGCATCTAGCGTATACCGACGAAATTGCATACCAGGTCAAGACAGCTACGGCGGTCGCATCTTGGAAAAATACGTACTTAGAATTCGACGGGACGGTTTGGACAGTATTCATTTTCGCCTTTCTCGTTTACTTCCTGATTTTCATCATCTTAGTTCGCCCGAGGGACAAGGGCCGGATTATGTTAAAGATGGTAGGGTACCTATTCCTCGCCGGAAATATAATTAGGGGCAACTTCTTTACAAGGTACCTTTTTATTCACTGGGTTTTGTTCGCTTACATCATAAACGTTTACTACGTGTCTAATCTGGTAAGCTTGACGACCAATCCATTAAGCAACTATCAGGTATCTGAGGAAGAAGACTTGGCAAAGTTCAATATGCAACCATGTGTGAGTCCCGTTATTAAAGGTTACTTGTCATCCGTGAAAATCAATGATTCTATTTGGAAGCATCAGCGAGATGGTTGTGACAATCTATTAGAAAGTATTAATACCGTCCGCCAATCTGACGATTTGTATACAGTGGTGATACGTTCGTTGtacaaatataacaaattcAATTTCTGTGACGAATGGGGTGACCATGAGATATATACATTCCACAAGCCTCTCACTAAAACAATATATGCCATTTATTTGTACAAAGGTTTTCCGATGCTCGAACAGTTGAACATGCAAACGCTGCGAATGAGAGAAAACGGACTCATCGAAAGGTTTTTATATCTTCTTTATCATGAACGTCGTGATAAATACCACTTTAAGACCAAAAAGGAACGTTATCATGTCAATGTACCATGGTACATATTACTCTTTGGATATATATTATCGGCGGTAGTTTTCATAatggaattaattattaaaaagtttaaaaataataaaagttttcgcTTAGATATAGTTCCTGCGATCAAATAG